In one window of Saprospiraceae bacterium DNA:
- the rnc gene encoding ribonuclease III, with amino-acid sequence MQYLIGFTPSNLYIFKLSFYHKSTLNNLTSESPGLYQSNERLEYLGDALLSFVVGEYLFKKYPGANEGFLTKMRSKIVKRKMLNYIAEQMGLDHLMIEFNQTAISQSMLGNALEALIGAIYIEQGFEFTKQFILNKILKKFINIDHLEVFDDNYKSQLLEWCQKNSKEIDFKVINKFKSDKRDRFKIGVIIDGVEVSSAEDFNKKSAEQFASQMALKQLGIFEEN; translated from the coding sequence TTGCAATACCTGATTGGATTTACACCGTCCAATTTGTACATTTTTAAACTTTCATTCTACCATAAATCGACGCTTAATAACCTGACTTCAGAATCACCCGGATTGTATCAATCAAACGAGCGATTGGAATATCTGGGCGATGCATTGCTGAGTTTTGTCGTTGGTGAATATCTTTTTAAAAAATACCCGGGTGCCAATGAGGGATTTTTAACGAAGATGAGGTCAAAAATCGTAAAAAGGAAAATGTTGAACTACATTGCAGAACAAATGGGGCTGGATCATTTGATGATTGAATTCAACCAAACAGCCATTTCGCAATCGATGTTGGGCAATGCTTTGGAAGCACTGATTGGTGCTATTTACATCGAACAGGGTTTTGAATTTACCAAACAGTTCATTTTAAATAAGATCCTCAAAAAATTTATCAACATCGATCATCTCGAAGTTTTTGACGACAATTATAAAAGCCAATTGCTGGAGTGGTGTCAGAAAAATTCTAAAGAAATTGATTTTAAAGTCATCAATAAATTCAAATCGGATAAAAGAGACCGTTTTAAAATTGGGGTCATTATCGACGGAGTAGAAGTTTCCAGTGCTGAGGATTTCAATAAAAAAAGTGCAGAACAATTTGCGTCGCAGATGGCCCTCAAGCAACTGGGTATATTCGAAGAGAATTGA